ctagttaaaaaaaaatatcgttagtCGTTTAGACCATCAACTTCCGGGCACCACCCCGGAACCAAAATCCACCAAAATTCCCACACTCAGCAACACCGCTCACCACAGCATGTCCTCGGCGACCAGCATGGACGAGTTTTCGCTCGCGTTCGACGACAACCGGCAATCGATCGCTGCggcggccgccgccgccacaATGCTCCCGCCCGGCACCACCACACTGGCCCAGCTGACGTCACACTTTGAGGACCTGCAGCTCGGCGTCGGACACGGCGGCGGTCCGGGGGATTTGAGTCCGGTGCTGACGGACCACTCGTCCAACGTGGACGAGCTGATCCAGCAGAACTCGAAGGTGTTCGACACGTTCGTGGCGATGATTAACGGGTTGGCGCCGAAGGTGGAGGAGCGGCCGGTCAAGTACAAGTCGCACACGGAGTGCGTGCCGGTGCCGTCGTCGGAGCACGTGGCGGAGATTGTGGGCCGGCAGGGCTGCAAGATAAAGGCGCTGCGGGCGAAGACGAACACTTTCATTAAGACGCCGATTCGGGGGGAGGAGCCTATTTTTGTGATTACGGGGACGAAGGAGGACGTGACGCGGGCCAAGCAGGAGATTCTGTCGGCGGCGGACCACTTTAGCACGCTGCGGTCGTCGAAGAAGCAGGCGATGGCGCTGCTGGCGGAGAGCCGGAACATGCTCGGGTACAGCACGCCGGACGAGATCACGATCCAGATCCGGGTGCCGCAGAAGGTGGTGGGGTTGGTGGTGGGACCGAAGGGGGCCACGATTAAGAACATCCAGCTCAAGACGAACACGTACATCATCACGCCCAAGCGGAACCAGGAGTCGGTGTTTGAGATTACGGGGCTGCCGACGAACGTGCACACGGCGCGCCAGCTGATCGAGGAACACATCGCGACGCGGGCCGGCACTTCGGCCACCAACTCGAGCTCCTCCGCCAGCTCGGCCAGTTCCAGCTCCAGCTCgagttcgtcgtcgtcgtcgtcgagcaGCAGCAGTTCCAACTCGAGCTCGGGCAGCAGCACGGCCACGACGTCGCCGCAGAGTTCCCTTTCGAACGCCGGTCACGACCTGCTGCATGGCCTCGGCGGCAACGGCACCGTCAACGGGCTCGGACTGCATGGCGGCAACGGTGGCCTTCAGAACGGTGGAGGCGGCGGCCTGCCCGACTTTGACACGAACCAGTTCATCATCGACAACCTGCTCGAGTACTTTAACAACATGAGTGGCGCCGCGTACAACGGACCGGCCACGTCCCCCCTCAACGGCCTCGGCGGCCATCAGCAGAACCAGCACACGCAGAACCATCACCTGTCCGGGCTGGACATTGGCGGCGGCAACACGGGAGCGGGAGGCGTGCCCGACTTTCGCAACATCTGGGAGAACCTGAGCGAGGGCCAGGGCTCCGGCATGTCCGGCACCGACACGGACGCGTCCTCGCTCATCTGGACGCTGCCGTCGCAGTCGCACTCGTCGCGCAACTCGGTCTCCTACTCGCCGGACGATTTCATCTTTCAGCGATAAGCGAGTTCTGagttgagttgttttttttagctCGTAGTAGTCTCCCCCTCTTTTTTATTCTAGTTACTTTTTTGGCGATTATTACGATTTAACTCCTATTTAACTATATAAATATctattatgtacatttttgccCCCCCGTTTCCCCACCCAACCTTTTGTGTTGGGCGCGCGACAGACAGAGAGAGACACAATCAGAAGAAACAAAAGTAATCGGGAAAAAAAAGTGGCGGTTTATTGTAAGGATTGtaaggcaggcaggcaggtaCAAAAAGTGAGACAGAGTTGTCCGTTTTAGAGAGAGATtgatttatattattattattactattTTTTCGTTGAAgtcgttcttttttttgttgagaattcagagattttttaaaaaacaaataaaaactataatttAGGAGAGAAAGAGCGAGCGAGCGTCGTGTGGTTCGCAGGAAGTTTGTAGAAGACTCAGCATTTCACGGGTTTTTCGATTTAGTTAGAGAAGATTAGGAAGGCGAAGGAGAAAAAACGCACACGCGCAACAAAAtgataaatatattttcaaattgatttgatctaaaaattgatatttgtcATTGAATAACATCGTATTTTTCGGGGTTATTTTTTCACACACAATCAATGCTTCAAATGATGTCGTTGAATGTcaacattttctttttctttcatgCAAATTTAACccttgcttgaaaaaaaaaatcattgaaaaatcaccacatttttcgaaaaaagaaaatGCATGCTAGTTTTGCTTCGTTTGGCCGTCTACttttcaaacagaaaaaaataaattctgaagAATGCTTgtattgaaaataaacaaaacctttgttttttttttttcatttggaatttgcacttttttggtgcaaaaaaatccggagcgtttggtacggtatgtccacgcatccctcctttgtagattctgtgaaatgtgctgcgttctcagaatcctctttgCGGTGAACACAACGCAGttgggctggccgctttaatttttgtaatgcattttcgggtgttctccaATGTGTTGCAATGgatacaaattacaaataaagaaTTTTGGGCGTGATCCAACAACAAGATCAGGATGTTTTAATCGAACTGGTTGCGTTTGTGttacatgaaattttattagaaatttgCACTTGTTTAATAtctactcaaaaaaataattgaaaaatcaaaaccataatttatccaaaaaatttaaGCAATGTGTAAATaaacgttattttttaagaaagattcttgaaaaaaccatcccattttgtttgtttcttaatttgagtatttttcaaaaatactgctgtttgtgaaataaaaaaaaaataatgcaaaattccaACTAAATTtgcactttcaaaaaaaatttgagcatttccgaataaaacacatttttcatttaaaatttcaaaacaaaatttgtaattgtttcaaacccattttgcaaatttataaaatcagaAAACATGTACTTAAAGAAAATTATaatactcaaaaaaatcatggacatTCATAGACAAACCAGGGATCTGACCCGCATGCAGCTTCCTGAAGTCCCCACCAGAGGCGCTGTCAATGTTGTTTACGGgcggtttttgaaaaggtcgtatgaaataaatatataaattttgttcccaaattatttttttttgttagttttttctatattttgcatgtatttgcgagatattaaaaattattacgtAAATTTGTCAACATTTTACATTTATTAGATCAATGAAACCAAGTTCTACAAACAAGTTCTAGCAAACGCGCAAATAtgtgttcagaaaaaaacaaaaaataaaaaccaacttttcggaaatccattcaaaatttgcccctctaagaaaaaaaaatagtgctttGAAAACTGTGAAAAAATTATACTTTGCTCTTACACTATTTTGAGTGCTAAAGTATGATTCAAATTTGCCTTTGCTTGAACTTCATATAGCAAATTTCGATAATTTCGAGTATTTGAAAAATCGTACTTTgggaaaatttagagaaagttgtaagaaataaattaaaaaatatggtattttgtaaaaatttcagtacttggaaaaacgtattttgtgaaaattcagaAAAGTTAAATTGCGCGCAAATTAaactaagtttttaagttttcgatggtcatattcaaaatttcgaaaaatatggtattttgtgaaaatttatctaatttaaaaaaaaatccatgctaaatttttatccaaatttgcaaatttgttttagatCTCAAAAAACTTCGTTTTTAGAAAGGTTCTTGAAAAATCTGTTATCGTTTGCCCATATTGGACCAATTTCAAAAAGTACGGTATTTTGGACAAATTATTAATACTTCGTAAATACATTTCtccaaattcttcaaaaaaaataaggatttAATTGAAGCtcatattcaaaatttttgcattttaaaaaacattgtaaaaattTAGGCAAATTTGAACTTGTatgaaacaattttgcaaacatttttttttgaaaaataatttttaatttttagtaaaaattcCAGTACTACGTAAAGGAGCTTTCGTGCAAATTATTGAACTTGATCGTAATTTTTCACCTCACCTTCGAGATTTCGAAATCGAGATCAAATTTTGTAActgtaataatttcaaaaacttttataataaaaaaacataaaaaaagcatttttcaaaattttgatattttaaaattttttttgattcgccaaaattcttaaaatatctaaaatcttcgatttaaaaaaatttctatttaaaaaaatatatttttaaacatttttgaaaattattgaggttttttgaattttgaaaaaaaatactgaatacctaaagaaaataatttaaaaatattttttaatgtttgtctTTGTTAGagagattttttgtcaaatgcGAAAATGTGACtgtatgcaaaaaaatacagtattttgtgattttctttttttttttttggtatttacacaaaaataaacatcCTTCCGGAAGAACGGCAAAATTTGCATTTGTTTGACATCACTGCGAACTTATTTTTTACCATTTATAAatcgttttttgtgaaaattcagagtgaatcatttaaaaacaatatttcatgaaaaaatctttaCAAATGAGTAAAAATTTAGAGTATCTTTATCTTTAATTTATTagaatagtttaaaaatgaatttattttcaaatactaCATGTTCATTTCGGTTTAAAGCAATtcagtcatttttttaaaacaaattaatagATAACTCTTTctgttggcaacactgcctccAATCTGTCAAGCTAAACAAAAACAGTACCGCCACCCTCATCCCAAAATTCCTAAAGAGAACAAGAGAGGATCAAAATGTCTCTTTCATCCCAAAAAACCTtcattttagcaaaataaaagctaacctttttttttaaattcaaagcaAAACGAAACAAACCAAACGCTAAAATGTGCTTTGAGAGCGAATCCCAAAAAGGaaagagaaaaaagaaacaggaaagcACACAAAAATACACTCATCCAAAACTCtcgcagagagaaaaaaaatcgctaGCGAGAGAGTGAAAAAATCATAAGGCAACACTAAACCCGAGTATGGCAAGAAGAAAATGAAAATCTAACCGTAACTTTGTTCCCATTTTGTTAAACAGTGTAGTAGTTACATTTATGTGTTTTTGTTTATAATCCTATcgatatatattatatattaaagaataaaaagaaaacCAATTAGAGCAAATGAAGAGCAAGAAGCAGCATCAAACTTTCCAAGTGAGAAACTATTTAAGCAAATTTgaagcaaagaaaaaaactcGATAATCACGCGTCCGGAAGTAAGCATTTCTCGTCCCTTCTCCccccattaaaaaaaacttaagcttCCCCCACCCGTGCCCATTTTTTCGAATGTGGTCGGAATTTTTCACAcaccaaaaaaaactttgtggcGTTTACTAAAATACAACACTAAAATTCTAACTGTGAAAACAAACAACAAGCGGCAAGCTCTGTGTGTGTGCGTGGCTGGGTTGAAGAAGACGAGAGTGAAGAAAAAATGCTGCGAAGCGAAGCGGAGTTTAAAACAGAtattgaagaagaagaagaagcagaaaCAGAAAGTAATAAGTAATaataaaagtaaagaaaaaagGAACTATTGAtatgaataaaattatttatatggaagtatatatatttatatgattatatttaattattatcaatggagtaaacacaaaaaaaaagagaagaaaacataaaaaatacagaGAGCAAACCGATTTAAATGTGaacagtaagaaaaaaaaaacaaataagaaaCAAAACACAACTTAAAGAGACTATACTAATGTGACAGTGAAAGCAAACGTAAGCAAAAAGAAAACCGAAAACAAAAGATATAAACCTTGACTTAaactgagagagagagagcaagcgAGAGCGAGAgtaagagagagaaagagaagagaagcaaactataaaaaagaagaaaagaaagagTAAGTTCATTATTATATATCATATGAGATTGATTTTATTATTATGAAttagaaatatatttaaaaaaaacggaagGAAGAGATATCAGAAAAGGtgaagaaaatactaaaaaagagaaagaagaaaaaagcagTGAAATAAAAGAGATTATTGTGAGTGAATAGGCCACAAAAGTATAGGAATTTTACAATTCGGTTGAGCTGATCTATTTGAATTTTTAGCGTTCCCTATTGAGTATCGAATTATTAGCAAACACAAAggcaacacaaatattacttattaaaacaataacaaaaacaagcTATTGATAATGACAAAACAAAAGACCcttgaaacaaacaaacaaaaaaaacgattgattatatttttgttaGTGCTTTTATTTTTaccgtttaaaagtttaatttatttttatatagtttatttttatctaaatatttatatttgaagaagaaaaaaactgacAAGCGACAGCATCAACAGTGAATAAAACAGTGAGCAAGGAAGAAGACGACGACAATTTTGCAAGCAAATCCACGTGCAGTGCAGAGATTATTAGTAGGAAAGAGAGCGAAAAGGAGAGAGGAGAGCGAACAAGCGCGCTCGCGCTTTGCGCGTGAGTTCCCGTGAGGTCGCACTCACCAATACATTCAAATCGGAGGCGCGTCGTGCGCGccactctctctcgctctccgGCAAACCGCGCTCGCCACACCCAATAATTAATGAATATTGAAAAGAAAAGAGTGAAAATTATTATAGTAAACTAGGCAGTAAAATATTGATATTAtgttacaattaaagaaaaaaatatttaataaagaaGGATCTTTAAAGCAGCAAGAAGCGAAGGAAAATTCGTAGCATGACGTATATAAACAATATAGTATGATATATTAATGcaaacaaagaagaaaaaaatattgaaagaaaagaaaaaaatcagaaaaaggaAATACAAAGAGAAATAAActtaaacattatttatttttataaacgaTACTCgacaaacaaacagaaaatcCACACATTCAGCTGCAATCGAGCAAATTTTCTCCCTTTTTTCCCCTCCTCCACACCCTGTTTTCGTTGTTTACAAATTTGGTTTGACATTTCTCGTTTGCTTTTTCATCCGCCCTTCGATTGTTTTGTTACCTTAACTGACAAACCGACGTCAAAATCACTCACAAATTTCGTCAAAACAAACCTACTCAAAAAAGAGTAGATGTGAGAAGCGTCAAATTTGATTACATTTCACTCAGTTCCATTTGACATTTTGGGTGAATTTATCTCAACTCTGACTTTTGCCACACCTACTTTTGTTGGGTAATTTTCACTCAGAATTCCAgttaaaaatcactcaaaaacacAGGTGAAATTTGCCCTTAAAAATGAGTAAAAAGGAAAAAGTTCCCAAACTAATTTCTGAGTAAATTCTGTTTTGACGCAATTTGagtaaaaataactcaaaaatgacttAACTCGAATGAGCGTGTGCAAGCGAGCTGAGCTGTCAAACGGCTTGCCGTGGTGAGTTCTGAGTGACTGTCGTTGGTAactcattgttttgttttgcgttgacacttttcttttttttgtttcatggcCTTCTGTGTTTTTTCCAAGtggtaagtttatttaaattacatattatttttttggaaaggtttgtatgtttttttttgtgtttttatgttCTAAAAAGAAAAGTCGAAAGATAAAGGAAAACATGTGATTGAAGCgatctttttttctaaacaaaatcaaGCCATCTTCATGGGTAGCATCATTTCTTCAAGTAAAAGCAATTATCGGAAATCAAAAAATCCTCTCACTCTCATAAAATTACTCCAAAGCAAATTATTGACTACTAGGCAACAAGTCGTAACATATTTAGTAGTGGTAGTAAAAATTACATCGTTAGCAAAAGAAACAcactctctctcacacacacacacacatacacattcgCTCATTTTCGAGAGGCAAAGTCTCTCACGCGCACACTCAAATCTAGTTTTCCAACTCAATCATTTTCGTGGCACTTTCTTTTCCCACTCAAATCTGACAAAGGAGCGCCGAACACACTAACACATGCAGCAATCTGAAGCATTACTCTCTATCAAACTAGAATTTTACCAAGACTCACTAAcacactctcacacacacacaccactaTCAAATGTACGTTTAAGAGCTCAATTttatactaaaaaaaacaatttatattgaaaatcaagAGTGTGTGGTCTCGCAAGCTGGTatatttaaaaaaggaaaatcccCAAAAAGTAAACTTTATTATATCTATTATATATTAATAAAGGGAATAAAGGTGGATCAGCTAGAAATTCGagaagaaaataaattaaatagatGCCGGATTATACaccattttaataaatattattattaaacgATCATAATAATTATTAAAACGATAGAACTACTCCAAACAATCGAAAGGTAAACCACTcactaacacacacacaaacatactCAACTCCTTTCCGCTGTATCCAAGACAGTcacaacacactcacacacaagcAAACAAGCGCAATCCCCTTTGAGCTCTCAGTCTCTCAGCTAAAAAGTAATGAGTTCCtgaagaaaagaaaacaaacgatttgcaaaactgCCCAGTAAACCCTCCTTAAAAACAATACgagaaacaaagcaaaaaacaaaaaaggaggATTTCCTACCCCCCATCAGATGTCAAACCAAAAACCGACCACCCAGACACAGAGACACTCACAGCGGCACTCATCACGGCAGTGATGAGTGAgcgaaaaaaacaaatcagagaGAAAACGAGAGAGCGTTAAAATATCCATATTTGAGTCAAAGCAGCACAATTTGGCGAATGAGAGCAAAAGAgaggtgagaaaaaaaatcgtgagagagagcgcgagagtgcgtgtgtgtttgtgccaTTTTTTCGGTGtatcagcagcaacagcagactACTCTCGCGAGAGAGCGACCGGaggagacagagagagagagaaacaaTATAATAAAGAGCAGTCTTAAAAAAGAGAGAGAATAGAGAGAgagataaatattgaaatataaaaatattaagctAAAAGAAAACAAGAAGCATTTATAATAGATTTATATTTGGGAAAAAAGCAGATatgatattaaataaaatatttaaatgaaaatatattatattattaaaagaattatttaacaggaaaaaaacttttgattcgaatTCGTGTTTTAGAGCCATATGGATGCCCGATCTGAATAGAttgaataaaagtaaaaaaaaatctaagcgaGAGATTGAGCGCGTTTAATCAAGCAAGAAATCATGATTGGAGTGTAAACACTAACGACATTTACGTGTTATTTTTATATAACGAAAGCGCAAAGAAGGAGCAAATAgagatgaaataaaaaatattcagagtaataaaaactaaaaaaacgagAAATCTGACtggcaaataataaaataaaaaaattgttgcaaaaACCAAAATCATAACCTCATCCACTAGAGAGAGTATTTCATGTCATCCCACAAaagtaaacaacaaaaaaatcgtaaacAAACCATACACAAACATACATACAAACACTTGTAAAAGCATCCATTTGAGCAAACATCGTCCCATCCTAAAACAATTTGTAGAAAAAAGAGCATCCGCAAAAgcgaaagagagaaagagaagcGATCATAACTCATATTTAGataacaaaaaatcgaaaaatttaaaaacaaaaaacaagcaaatgaAACGACGAAACAAGAAGATACACAAACACATGTCAAAATAAAGTAAACAATAAAGTCAACACGGAAACAGGAGATTGAAAAGCAAAtaagaaaacattaaaaagtaACCAAAAAAGAACCTAGTAAACACAGACGCTCACTATTgagaaaacgagagaaagagagagagagatgaaATCATATTACCAATATAAGTAAAACAGAGAGCGAACAGAGCGTCATTTCACATTTATTCATCGTACCACGTAACATTTGAACACAAATACACTAACaaacaatttaaagaaaaactacagAGAGCATTTAAAAGATAAACCAAAAATAAAGacacaaacaaacaagaaaCACACTCACACTCTGAAACAAACAAACGGAGAAAACAAGACTACCTAAAACAACAGAAAGAGCCCATCTCACCAATACACACGCAACACAAATTCACAATTTAAAAACACTCACATCTATACTCGACAGTCATCAACTTTGCGCATTTGAATgagtaacagaaaaaaaataccaaaagaataacTGAGCAGACGGACAGAAcagaaaatataaaacaaaaatcatgtattttcctttaaaaaataaagaaaagataCTTTCATACGAAATTATAGAAGAAAAAATATGGAACAaagcttggtttgttttggttgaatGTTTTCACGCCCGCGTGAGTATCACACATCCATTGTTGTGGGGATTATTCCGCCTGTCAGTGTTCAACAATCATGGCTTGTGTCCATTCTTCTTTCGATTAATCACACTCAAACGCTTGAGCGCACAGTCACTCACACAGTTACTTCGACTCTCACCACCTCTCTCATTTGTCAGAGCAGCGTTCGTTTGTCGTCCTTCCAAAGTACCGATCTCCTTCACCATGACTGCGTTCAAATAAATGCGAGTGAGTGTTGAGCTTGGTTTCGTTCGTTTCGACTTCGTGTTTGCGTTCCCTGATGGTTGCGACCTAGTGATGACTGTGACAGGCGCGCTCAGTCAGCATTTTAACGATTGAGTTGATAGTAAAAGCGCCTATCTTTGTCAAATTCCGTGCAATCGCTGAAACAAAagtcattttattaaattcaatattGGTGAACGATGTAAGATTTTGTTCGAATTCATGTAAAATTGATacataggcaaaaaatcgcaaacacagtacagactcgattattcgaattgAAAGAACTGTCTTCACAACTTGTCTTGTCAAAGAGTCTGGTCTGTCCTCACAATTCACCAAAATAAACTCTAATTTCCATAGTTTGAAATAAGGAGTCAGACGAAGTCCGTTCCGGTTGAagttttttctacaaaaaaaaaactaaattttcacaaaatgtaatttttgaatatttttgtcaaaaacctgaatgttctaaaatattttttttttaatttaaaaaatgagcaaaaagtatcataaaatctggatttttttaaaaaaggaccaataaaccaaatttccagtttttgctttttgggtgttttttaatacccctgactcaaggcggtttcaaaaacacccaaaaagcaaaaactggaaatttggtttattggtccttttcaaaaaaaaaaaaaactccagaaatgtttcATACAACAATgtcacaaaattgcaaaatatcaatca
This is a stretch of genomic DNA from Culex pipiens pallens isolate TS chromosome 1, TS_CPP_V2, whole genome shotgun sequence. It encodes these proteins:
- the LOC120413702 gene encoding RNA-binding protein MEX3B yields the protein MSSATSMDEFSLAFDDNRQSIAAAAAAATMLPPGTTTLAQLTSHFEDLQLGVGHGGGPGDLSPVLTDHSSNVDELIQQNSKVFDTFVAMINGLAPKVEERPVKYKSHTECVPVPSSEHVAEIVGRQGCKIKALRAKTNTFIKTPIRGEEPIFVITGTKEDVTRAKQEILSAADHFSTLRSSKKQAMALLAESRNMLGYSTPDEITIQIRVPQKVVGLVVGPKGATIKNIQLKTNTYIITPKRNQESVFEITGLPTNVHTARQLIEEHIATRAGTSATNSSSSASSASSSSSSSSSSSSSSSSSSNSSSGSSTATTSPQSSLSNAGHDLLHGLGGNGTVNGLGLHGGNGGLQNGGGGGLPDFDTNQFIIDNLLEYFNNMSGAAYNGPATSPLNGLGGHQQNQHTQNHHLSGLDIGGGNTGAGGVPDFRNIWENLSEGQGSGMSGTDTDASSLIWTLPSQSHSSRNSVSYSPDDFIFQR